The following proteins are co-located in the Scomber scombrus chromosome 2, fScoSco1.1, whole genome shotgun sequence genome:
- the LOC133995140 gene encoding monocyte to macrophage differentiation factor 2-like, with protein sequence MNLVRFMNNRVPPNKRYQPTEYEHAANCATHALWIIPSLLGSSVLHFQSEDRWEQVSAWVYGAGLTSLFIISTLFHTVAWKKSHLRSVEHCFHMCDRMVIYFFIAASYAPWLNLRELGPWACHMRWLVWVMASFGTTYVFFFHERYKLMELICYTVMGVFPALVLLSMPEQSGLCELLLGGACYCLGMVFFKSDGIVPFAHAIWHLFVAMGAAIHYYAIWKYLYAQPPNQVQTSR encoded by the exons ATGAATCTTGTAAG GTTTATGAACAACCGTGTTCCTCCTAACAAGAGATACCAGCCCACAGAGTATGAGCATGCTGCCAATTGTGCCACGCATGCg TTATGGATAATCCCCAGCCTGTTGGGCAGCTCAGTGTTACACTTCCAGTCGGAGGACCGATGGGAGCAAGTGTCTGCCTGGGTGTACGGGGCGGGGCTCACCTCGCTCTTCATCATCTCCACCCTGTTCCACACTGTGGCCTGGAAGAAGAGCCACTTACG GTCTGTGGAGCACTGTTTCCACATGTGTGACAGGATGGTGATCTATTTCTTCATTGCTGCCTCCTACGCCCCTTG GCTGAACCTGCGGGAGCTGGGTCCCTGGGCTTGCCACATGCGCTGGTTGGTGTGGGTCATGGCTTCTTTTGGAACCACCTACGTCTTCTTCTTCCATGAgag GTATAAGCTCATGGAGTTGATCTGCTACACAGTGATGGGGGTTTTTCCTGCCTTGGTCCTCCTCTCAATG CCGGAGCAGTCGGGGCTGTGTGAGCTGCTGCTGGGCGGAGCCTGCTACTGTCTGGGGATGGTCTTCTTTAAAAGTGATGGCATCGTCCCATTTGCTCATGCCATTTGGCACCTGTTTGTAGCTATGGGAGCAGCCATACACTACTACGCCATCTGGAAGTACCTCTATGCCCAGCCACCCAATCAGGTCCAGACCTCCAGATGA